One stretch of Halichoerus grypus chromosome 10, mHalGry1.hap1.1, whole genome shotgun sequence DNA includes these proteins:
- the LOC144379256 gene encoding uncharacterized protein LOC144379256 — translation MKNTSWIRKNWLLVAGVSFVGVHLGTYFIQKAAKQSIKSQPRGKQQSTEE, via the coding sequence atgaaaaacacCAGCTGGATTAGAAAGAACTGGCTTCTTGTAGCTGGGGTGTCTTTCGTAGGTGTCCATCTTGGAACATACTTTATACAGAAGGCTGCAAAACAATCTATAAAATCTCAACCTAGAGGCAAACAACAGAGTactgaagaatga
- the MKKS gene encoding molecular chaperone MKKS, with translation MSRLEAKKPSLCKSEPLTSERVRATLCVLKGVLTSSYGPSGRLKQVHNGLGGYVRTTSHSSALLSSLPVTHPILKILTTSMQNHVSCFSDCGLFTAILCCNLIENLQRTGLTPTTVIKLNQHLLRLCTSYLKSESCGCRILVDFSRPQTLLCLVRSIVTSKPAGMLTREETDHISALVLRAFLLTIPDNAKDRLLLGKSIIVPLKGQRVLDSSVFPGILIEMSEVQLMKTLPIKKSDAFKVALFCASLSGDLSDTGEGTVVVSSGVSLENAALEQLLNLGRQLVGDHVDLVMCQKVIHPSLKQFLSMHRVIAVDRVGVALMEPLSKVTGTQPIGSLGSISPSSYGSVKDLCPAKFGFKHFLHLIPNEATICSLLLCSRNDTAWNELKLTCQTALHVLQLTIKEPSVLLGGGCTETHLAAYIRHKTCNEPESILKDDGCTQTELQLITEAFCSALESVAGSLEHDGGEVLTDMKYGHFWSAQAESPSVVNWPDLLSRCGCGLYNSQEELHWSFLKTTRHLFAPQTCLPHEATGSANNLTLDCFTAKLSGLQVAVETANLILDLSYIIEDKN, from the exons ATGTCTCGTTTAGAAGCTAAAAAGCCATCATTGTGTAAAAGTGAACCACTGACAAGTGAGAGAGTCAGGGCCACACTTTGTGTCTTGAAAGGAGTCCTGACATCCAGCTATGGCCCTTCGGGGAGGCTGAAGCAGGTGCACAACGGGCTTGGAGGCTATGTGCGCACCACCTCACATTCGTCGGCCCTGCTCTCCAGCCTTCCCGTCACCCACCCCATTTTAAAGATCCTGACGACATCCATGCAGAATCATGTGTCGTGTTTCAGTGACTGTGGCTTATTCACGGCCATTCTTTGCTGCAATCTGATTGAAAATCTTCAGAGAACAGGCTTGACACCCACCACTGTTATTAAATTAAACCAGCACCTTTTACGCCTCTGCACCAGTTACCTCAAGTCCGAGTCCTGTGGTTGTCGAATTCTAGTTGACTTTAGCAGGCCTCAGACCCTCCTTTGTTTGGTGCGCAGTATAGTAACAAGTAAACCCGCTGGTATGCTCACCAGAGAGGAAACAGACCACATCAGTGCTTTGGTTCTGAGAGCCTTTTTGCTTACAATTCCAGACAACGCCAAAGACCGCCTCCTTTTAGGAAAGAGTATAATTGTGCCTTTAAAAGGTCAAAGAGTTCTAGATTCTTCTGTATTCCCTGGAATACTTATTGAAATGTCAGAAGTTCAACTGATGAAGACCTTACCTATCAAAAAATCAGATGCCTTCAAGGTGGCACTCTTTTGTGCTTCTTTATCTGGAGATCTCTCTGATACTGGAGAAGGAACTGTGGTGGTCAGTTCCGGGGTCTCTCTTGAAAATGCAGCCCTGGAGCAGTTGCTTAACCTAGGAAGGCAGCTAGTTGGTGATCACGTAGATCTTGTCATGTGCCAAAAAGTTATACACCCATCTTTAAAACAGTTTCTCAGTATGCACCGTGTAATTGCTGTAGACAGAGTTGGAGTGGCTCTGATGGAACCCCTGAGTAAAGTGACAG gaaCACAGCCTATTGGTTCCCTAGGCTCAATCTCTCCTAGTAGTTATGGAAGCGTGAAAGATTTGTGCCCTGCAAAATTTGGcttcaaacattttcttcatcttattcCTAATGAAGCAACTATCTGCAGCTTGCTGCTCTGCAGCAGAAACGACACTGCTTGGAATGAGCTGAAG CTCACATGTCAAACCGCACTGCATGTTTTGCAGTTGACAATCAAGGAACCGAGTGTTTTGTTGGGAGGCGGCTGTACTGAAACTCATTTGGCAGCATATATCAGACACAAG ACTTGTAACGAGCCAGAAAGCATTCTCAAAGATGATGGATGTACTCAAACAGAACTTCAATTAATCACTGAAGCATTCTGCAGTGCATTAGAATCTGTCGCTGGCTCTTTAGAACATGATGGAGGTGAAGTTCTTACTGACATGAAGTATGGACACTTTTGGTCCGCTCAGGCAGAGTCTCCCTCTGTTGTTAACTGGCCAGATTTGCTTTCAAGATGTGGCTGTGGACTATACAATAGCCAGGAAGAACTCCACTGGTCTTTCTTGAAGACTACTCGGCATCTCTTTGCACCACAAACTTGCCTTCCACATGAGGCTACGGGCTCAGCCAACAACCTGACCTTGGACTGTTTTACTGCTAAGCTTAGTGGCCTGCAGGTGGCTGTGGAGACAGCCAATTTGATTTTGGATCTTTCATATATCATTGAAGATAAAAACTGA